One Halalkalicoccus sp. NIPERK01 DNA segment encodes these proteins:
- a CDS encoding phosphocholine cytidylyltransferase family protein: MSSTRAQGEVHAVVLAAGIGRRLRPLTDERPKTLLSVSGQPILGHILDALIATGYERVTVVTGYEAEQVRSFCSRYDRLAFEFVHSDVFEETNNSYSLWLAREHLRDGFTLVNSDTLFPTACLDRLREREGSALVVDRVAELTDESMKVRVEDGRVLAIGKGLDRAEGEYIGLCKFAPPDAAALVRCLDDLVEHDHTNEWYETAFDRLAADRSLGVVEVHEGWIEIDDREDLRTGQQLWGEV, encoded by the coding sequence ATGAGTTCCACAAGGGCTCAGGGGGAGGTTCACGCGGTCGTTCTCGCGGCTGGGATCGGGCGACGATTGCGACCGCTCACCGACGAACGGCCCAAGACGTTGCTGTCCGTGAGTGGACAGCCCATTCTCGGACACATCCTCGATGCGCTGATCGCGACGGGCTACGAACGGGTGACGGTCGTCACGGGCTACGAGGCCGAGCAGGTCCGGTCGTTCTGCTCTCGATACGACCGTCTCGCCTTCGAGTTCGTCCACAGCGACGTCTTCGAGGAGACGAACAACAGCTACTCGCTGTGGTTGGCACGCGAGCACCTCCGGGACGGGTTTACGCTCGTCAACTCCGATACGCTGTTTCCGACGGCCTGTCTCGACCGGCTTCGCGAGCGCGAGGGGTCGGCGCTGGTCGTCGACCGGGTCGCAGAGCTGACCGACGAGAGCATGAAGGTCCGCGTCGAGGACGGACGGGTCCTCGCGATTGGGAAGGGCCTCGATCGCGCCGAGGGCGAGTACATCGGCCTCTGTAAGTTCGCGCCGCCGGACGCCGCGGCACTGGTTCGCTGTCTGGACGATCTCGTCGAACACGACCACACGAACGAGTGGTACGAAACCGCGTTCGATCGGCTGGCCGCCGACCGGTCGCTCGGCGTCGTCGAGGTCCACGAGGGGTGGATCGAGATCGACGACCGGGAGGACCTCAGGACGGGCCAGCAGCTCTGGGGAGAAGTCTGA
- a CDS encoding CDP-glycerol glycerophosphotransferase family protein yields MGLPKDVLAVLAHRLAHLLPREDSLWVFGTRGGEAFEGNTKYLFLDLQREGGLRPVWISESDSTVRELRENGFDAHRADSLRGRLATLRAGVVFVTGTMTDMPLWPTGGANVVQLWHGVPLKRIAADAPSFEGFTLRERLRLLYTYRQFDALTLTASGLGDSFRSAFRIDPDLPVTGYPRNDALFRELPGEGVGQGETAREIREDIDADRVVAYLPTYREDGSDPAAHIDFERLDRFLAERDAAMVVKFHPFSDPGFDPERFERLQVLPAGFDVYPLLRGTDALVTDYSSVYFDYLLLDRPVVFYAYDRERYEESPGFYVEYEKVTPGPVAETFDELLAAIELALESPDAYADERERVRRLAFDHPDDRAAQRVREYVRVRFGA; encoded by the coding sequence GTGGGCCTCCCGAAGGACGTCCTCGCGGTTCTCGCCCACCGCCTCGCACACCTCCTGCCCCGCGAGGACTCCCTGTGGGTCTTCGGCACGCGTGGCGGCGAGGCCTTCGAAGGCAACACGAAGTACCTCTTTTTGGACCTACAGCGCGAGGGCGGACTCCGGCCGGTGTGGATCTCGGAGAGCGATTCGACCGTCCGCGAACTGCGCGAAAACGGGTTCGATGCCCATCGCGCGGACTCGCTTCGGGGACGACTGGCGACGTTGCGTGCGGGCGTGGTCTTCGTCACCGGCACGATGACGGACATGCCGCTGTGGCCGACCGGGGGGGCGAACGTCGTCCAGCTCTGGCACGGCGTCCCGCTGAAACGGATCGCCGCCGACGCGCCGAGCTTCGAGGGGTTCACGCTCCGGGAACGCCTCCGCCTGCTGTACACCTACCGGCAGTTCGACGCGCTCACGCTCACGGCGTCGGGACTCGGCGATTCGTTTCGTTCCGCGTTCCGGATCGACCCCGACCTCCCGGTCACGGGCTACCCGCGAAACGACGCCCTGTTTCGCGAGCTCCCCGGCGAGGGGGTCGGCCAGGGCGAGACCGCCCGCGAGATACGCGAGGACATCGACGCCGACCGGGTGGTCGCCTACCTGCCGACCTACCGCGAGGACGGCTCGGACCCCGCCGCTCACATCGATTTCGAACGGCTGGATCGGTTCCTCGCCGAGCGGGACGCCGCGATGGTCGTGAAGTTCCACCCCTTCAGCGATCCCGGGTTCGATCCCGAGCGCTTCGAGCGCCTTCAGGTCCTCCCGGCAGGGTTCGACGTCTACCCCCTCCTCCGGGGGACCGACGCGCTCGTGACCGACTATTCGTCCGTGTACTTCGATTACCTCCTGCTCGATCGACCGGTCGTCTTCTACGCTTACGACCGCGAGCGCTACGAGGAGAGTCCCGGATTCTACGTCGAGTACGAGAAGGTCACGCCCGGACCCGTCGCCGAGACGTTCGACGAACTGCTCGCCGCGATCGAACTCGCGCTGGAGTCGCCGGACGCGTACGCCGACGAGCGCGAGCGGGTCCGCCGACTGGCGTTCGACCACCCCGACGATCGGGCCGCACAACGGGTCCGGGAGTACGTTCGGGTGCGTTTCGGGGCGTAG
- a CDS encoding thiamine pyrophosphate-binding protein, with protein MSEGYTGADCFVDALERYGVSRVFGNPGTTELPVLESLADSDIEYVLGLHEDIAVGMAGGYASTRRYHSHSDPDVLPVGVANLHLAPGLAHGLGNLYAARVAGAPVVVTAGNHSTDFRHEEPILSGDLVGIAEEFTKWSAEVLDVAALPAMVRRAFRTALTPPTGPVFLGLPLDTMMAATDAEPERLGEIPTAGGGDPAQIRRAAELLADAEAPTMVVGDHVARAGRDAVDAAVKLAETAGLRVHGEILSCEVNFPTTHDQWVSYVPPDEELAARSMDADTLVFAGCSTNTTLTRHENPLVDPETTCIHLGPDAWELGKHQPADAAVLGDPGKVMGALAERVDLEERTRKKRLERVRETKAGLADTLDSIGRGSAEDDPRASKAELVDRLREAAPNAYLVDEGVTAKYALLTRWPLESEGMISNKGGGLGYGLPAAVGAAIAEGERENSRNVLGFVGDGSYLYYPHTLYSAARHGVDLTVVIADNRNYRILKDNTIKLFGGSDDDYDYVGMDFDPPVDLVANAESHGAEAALVETPDEIAPAVERAVENEGPTVLDVLVHD; from the coding sequence ATGAGCGAGGGCTACACCGGTGCGGACTGCTTCGTCGACGCATTGGAACGGTACGGCGTTTCCCGCGTCTTTGGCAACCCCGGGACGACCGAACTACCCGTACTCGAATCGCTCGCCGACAGCGACATCGAGTACGTCCTCGGCCTGCACGAGGACATCGCGGTCGGGATGGCCGGCGGCTACGCAAGCACCCGCCGGTATCATTCCCATAGCGATCCCGACGTCCTCCCGGTCGGCGTGGCGAACCTGCATCTCGCGCCGGGGCTCGCCCACGGACTCGGCAACCTCTACGCCGCGAGGGTCGCGGGCGCGCCGGTGGTCGTGACCGCGGGCAACCACAGCACCGACTTCCGCCACGAGGAACCCATTCTGTCGGGCGACCTGGTGGGTATCGCCGAGGAGTTCACCAAGTGGAGCGCCGAGGTGCTGGACGTGGCGGCGCTGCCCGCGATGGTCCGCCGGGCCTTTCGGACGGCGCTGACTCCACCCACGGGTCCCGTCTTTCTGGGCCTCCCGCTCGACACCATGATGGCGGCAACGGACGCGGAGCCCGAACGCTTGGGCGAAATCCCGACCGCAGGCGGAGGCGACCCCGCACAGATCCGGCGGGCCGCCGAACTGCTGGCCGACGCGGAGGCCCCCACGATGGTCGTCGGCGACCACGTCGCTCGCGCCGGTCGAGACGCGGTCGACGCCGCCGTCAAGCTCGCCGAAACCGCCGGCCTTCGAGTCCACGGCGAGATCCTCTCGTGTGAGGTGAACTTCCCGACGACCCACGACCAGTGGGTATCGTACGTCCCACCCGACGAGGAGCTCGCGGCGCGGTCGATGGACGCCGATACACTGGTGTTCGCGGGCTGTTCGACCAACACGACGCTGACGCGCCACGAGAACCCCCTCGTCGATCCCGAGACGACCTGCATCCACCTCGGGCCCGACGCGTGGGAACTCGGGAAACACCAGCCCGCCGACGCCGCCGTACTGGGCGATCCCGGCAAGGTCATGGGCGCGCTCGCGGAGCGGGTCGATCTCGAAGAGAGAACACGGAAGAAGCGACTCGAACGGGTTCGGGAGACGAAGGCGGGACTCGCCGATACCCTCGATTCGATCGGACGGGGGAGCGCGGAGGACGATCCACGGGCGTCGAAGGCCGAACTGGTCGACCGGCTTCGGGAGGCCGCCCCCAACGCCTATCTCGTCGACGAGGGCGTCACCGCGAAGTACGCGCTGTTGACGCGGTGGCCCTTGGAGAGCGAAGGAATGATCTCGAACAAGGGTGGCGGGCTGGGCTACGGTCTGCCGGCGGCGGTCGGCGCGGCCATCGCCGAGGGCGAGCGCGAGAATTCGAGGAACGTCCTCGGGTTCGTCGGCGACGGCTCGTACCTGTACTATCCGCACACGCTCTACTCGGCGGCGCGCCACGGCGTCGACCTAACGGTCGTAATCGCCGACAACCGCAACTACCGCATCCTGAAGGACAACACGATCAAGCTCTTCGGCGGGAGCGACGACGACTACGACTACGTCGGCATGGACTTCGACCCGCCCGTGGATCTGGTGGCGAACGCGGAGAGCCACGGTGCCGAGGCCGCGTTGGTCGAGACGCCCGACGAAATCGCTCCAGCGGTCGAACGCGCGGTCGAGAACGAGGGGCCGACCGTGTTGGACGTGCTCGTTCACGACTGA
- a CDS encoding pyridoxal phosphate-dependent aminotransferase, whose amino-acid sequence MTEFSQRVEGVSISGIREVFEAAGAEAINLGIGQPDFPTPTHAREAAIEAIRSGAVDAYTSNKGTRELREAIAAKYDRDYSLPVDPEDVIATAGGSEALHLAIEAHVDPGQEVLFPDPGFVSYDALTRIADGTPKPLGLREDLTLDPATVEEAITDDTAAFVVNSPANPTGAVQSEDDMREFARIADEHDVLCISDEVYEHIVFEGEHRSPLEFAETDNVVVVSACSKTYSMTGWRLGWITGSNRRIERMLRVHQYAQACASAPAQFASEAALSGSQEPVEEMVAAFEKRRDLVLEGLTDMGLETPTPQGAFYAMPKVPEGWVDEVIDRGVVVVPGAAFGERGAGYARLSYATGTEELEDALEIMREATRAVR is encoded by the coding sequence ATGACGGAGTTCTCACAGCGAGTCGAAGGGGTATCGATCAGCGGCATCCGCGAGGTGTTCGAGGCCGCCGGCGCCGAGGCGATCAACCTCGGGATCGGCCAGCCGGACTTCCCGACGCCGACCCACGCCCGCGAGGCCGCGATCGAGGCCATCCGGTCGGGGGCCGTCGACGCCTACACCTCCAACAAGGGGACCCGAGAGCTACGCGAGGCCATCGCCGCGAAGTACGACCGGGACTACTCGCTCCCCGTCGATCCCGAGGACGTCATCGCCACCGCCGGCGGGAGCGAGGCGCTGCACCTGGCGATCGAGGCCCACGTGGACCCCGGCCAAGAGGTGTTGTTTCCGGACCCGGGGTTCGTCTCGTACGACGCCCTGACCCGGATCGCAGACGGGACCCCGAAACCCCTCGGACTCCGCGAGGACCTCACGCTCGACCCCGCGACGGTCGAGGAGGCGATCACCGACGACACCGCCGCCTTCGTCGTCAACAGTCCCGCCAACCCGACGGGGGCGGTCCAGAGCGAGGACGACATGCGTGAGTTCGCCCGGATCGCCGACGAACACGACGTCCTCTGTATCAGCGACGAGGTCTACGAACACATCGTCTTCGAGGGCGAGCACCGCTCGCCCCTCGAGTTCGCCGAGACGGACAACGTCGTCGTCGTGAGCGCCTGCTCGAAGACGTATTCGATGACCGGCTGGCGGCTCGGCTGGATCACCGGGAGCAACCGGCGGATCGAGCGCATGCTCCGGGTACACCAGTACGCACAGGCGTGTGCGAGCGCGCCGGCCCAGTTCGCCTCCGAGGCCGCGCTTTCGGGCTCTCAGGAACCGGTCGAGGAGATGGTCGCCGCTTTCGAGAAACGGCGAGACCTCGTTCTGGAGGGGCTGACCGACATGGGTCTCGAAACGCCGACCCCGCAGGGGGCGTTCTACGCCATGCCGAAGGTGCCCGAGGGCTGGGTCGACGAAGTGATCGACCGGGGCGTGGTCGTCGTCCCCGGCGCGGCCTTCGGCGAGCGCGGCGCGGGCTACGCCCGGCTCTCGTACGCGACCGGCACCGAGGAGCTAGAGGACGCCCTCGAAATCATGCGCGAGGCGACGCGGGCGGTGCGCTGA
- a CDS encoding ABC transporter substrate-binding protein, with protein sequence MSTFDSRGGISRRAVLRTTGAGLALGTAGLAGCLGSDELEELTVAYMPIYPDMQYFVMQEEGYLEELSIPVDAREFSDGPSIVQAYASGEIDVGLFGIVPSMIVIDRGIPAKVVAANIKEPMAIMADEVLRELWDEHGAESFARYEQQEGRKFRFGTFPEGSVPDILLRYWLSDVHGLDPTEAVDITEIGGANAVWQAIANDEIDGTSIMEPVPTIATEEGAPIDTLAVASEFMPGQPAAVALMSDAVRDHAVGEEFLAAHVRATKFINDDPETTAEHASTVIGASSLPVERARAALDSPLSNFVSDPREIESGTEIFAEYAAELGRTDERLALEDVFDYDLYEAAR encoded by the coding sequence GTGAGTACATTCGATAGCCGTGGGGGGATCTCCCGACGGGCCGTTCTGAGGACGACCGGGGCGGGTCTCGCGCTCGGGACCGCCGGGCTGGCCGGCTGTCTCGGGAGCGACGAGTTGGAGGAGCTGACGGTCGCGTACATGCCGATCTACCCCGACATGCAGTACTTCGTGATGCAGGAGGAGGGATATCTCGAGGAACTCTCGATCCCCGTCGACGCCCGGGAGTTCTCCGACGGACCGAGCATCGTCCAGGCGTACGCCAGCGGCGAGATCGACGTCGGGCTGTTCGGGATCGTCCCCTCGATGATCGTCATCGACCGCGGGATCCCCGCGAAGGTCGTCGCGGCCAATATAAAAGAACCGATGGCGATCATGGCCGACGAAGTTCTAAGAGAGCTCTGGGACGAACACGGCGCCGAATCGTTCGCCCGCTACGAACAGCAGGAGGGCCGGAAGTTCCGTTTCGGCACGTTCCCCGAGGGGAGCGTTCCCGACATCCTGCTTCGCTACTGGCTCTCCGACGTCCACGGGCTCGACCCGACGGAGGCCGTCGATATCACCGAGATCGGCGGCGCGAACGCCGTCTGGCAGGCGATTGCCAACGACGAGATCGACGGGACGAGCATCATGGAGCCGGTTCCGACGATCGCCACCGAGGAGGGGGCGCCGATCGACACCCTCGCGGTTGCCTCGGAGTTCATGCCCGGCCAGCCCGCCGCCGTCGCGCTGATGAGCGACGCCGTCCGGGACCACGCGGTCGGCGAGGAGTTCCTCGCGGCCCACGTCCGGGCGACGAAGTTCATCAACGATGATCCCGAGACGACCGCCGAACACGCGAGCACCGTCATCGGGGCCTCGTCGCTGCCGGTCGAGCGGGCGCGGGCCGCCCTCGACTCGCCGCTGTCGAACTTCGTGAGCGATCCCCGCGAGATCGAATCCGGAACCGAGATCTTCGCCGAATACGCCGCCGAACTCGGGCGGACCGACGAGCGCCTCGCGCTCGAGGACGTCTTCGATTACGACCTCTACGAGGCGGCCCGATGA
- a CDS encoding ABC transporter permease, with protein sequence MREDSALPTGWDPSRLLRGTAGVAGFLAVWWVASLFQASYVLPSPLVVGETFFAELASGTMTTALYNSVLHWIPGTIAGTFLGIAAGIALGWSRVADDALAPVVRTLRPVPPLALIGFAIAWFGINHAGAAFIIAVGAFWINFYAAYGGVEGVSDDLLDVARSLGVRSDLGLVRSVVLPSALPEITTGIRTGIGRCWMLVVAAEIFGVPGIGREIMSAGNNLAVDVVIAYILVLSLMFLLVDVAFRVAQRRVIAWE encoded by the coding sequence ATGCGCGAGGATTCGGCGCTGCCGACCGGTTGGGACCCGAGCCGCCTGCTCCGCGGAACGGCGGGCGTCGCGGGCTTTCTCGCCGTCTGGTGGGTCGCTTCGCTGTTCCAGGCGTCCTACGTCCTCCCCTCGCCGCTGGTCGTCGGCGAGACCTTTTTCGCCGAACTCGCGTCGGGAACGATGACGACCGCGCTGTACAACAGCGTGCTCCACTGGATCCCCGGGACGATCGCCGGGACGTTCCTCGGGATCGCCGCCGGGATCGCGCTGGGCTGGAGCCGCGTTGCCGACGACGCGCTCGCGCCGGTCGTGCGGACGCTACGGCCGGTACCGCCGCTCGCTCTCATCGGCTTCGCCATCGCGTGGTTCGGCATCAACCACGCCGGGGCGGCGTTCATCATCGCCGTCGGCGCGTTCTGGATCAATTTTTATGCCGCATACGGCGGGGTCGAGGGCGTCTCCGACGACCTGCTCGACGTCGCGCGCAGCCTCGGAGTCCGGAGCGACCTCGGACTCGTGAGGTCCGTCGTGCTCCCGAGCGCGCTGCCCGAGATCACGACCGGGATTCGGACGGGGATCGGTCGGTGCTGGATGCTCGTCGTCGCCGCGGAGATCTTCGGCGTGCCCGGCATCGGCCGGGAGATCATGAGCGCGGGGAACAACCTCGCGGTCGACGTGGTGATCGCATATATCCTCGTGTTGAGCCTGATGTTCCTGCTCGTCGACGTGGCGTTTCGCGTCGCCCAACGTCGGGTGATCGCATGGGAGTAG
- a CDS encoding ABC transporter ATP-binding protein, with product MGVDGETKVGIEGVSKRYSGAQGPIQALDDVSFAVESGEFVCIVGPSGCGKSTLFRIVAGLEEASAGIVTLDGERVREPTTDMGIVFQEYHLFPWRTVEKNVAFGLEQQGVSDPERERRVGELIDLVGLSGFEEAYPSDLSGGMKQRVAIARALAVDPAILLMDEPFGAVDAQTRARLQEELLEIWRETEKTVLFVTHDVSEAVTLADRVVVMGTEPGHVREIVGIDLPRPRERTDSGFVEYEKRIRGLIA from the coding sequence ATGGGAGTAGACGGCGAGACGAAGGTCGGCATCGAGGGCGTGAGCAAGCGTTATTCGGGCGCTCAGGGTCCGATACAGGCGCTCGACGACGTGAGCTTCGCGGTCGAGTCGGGGGAGTTCGTCTGCATCGTCGGCCCCTCGGGCTGTGGGAAATCGACCCTGTTTCGGATCGTCGCCGGCCTCGAGGAGGCGAGCGCGGGGATCGTCACCCTCGACGGCGAACGGGTGAGGGAACCGACGACCGATATGGGAATCGTCTTTCAGGAGTATCACCTGTTCCCGTGGCGCACGGTCGAAAAGAACGTCGCCTTCGGACTCGAACAGCAGGGCGTTTCGGACCCCGAGCGCGAGCGTCGAGTCGGGGAACTGATCGATCTGGTGGGTCTGTCGGGCTTCGAGGAGGCGTATCCGAGCGACCTCTCGGGCGGGATGAAACAGCGCGTCGCCATCGCTCGTGCGCTCGCGGTCGATCCGGCCATTCTGCTGATGGACGAACCGTTCGGGGCGGTCGACGCCCAGACGCGCGCCCGCCTGCAGGAGGAGCTACTGGAGATCTGGCGCGAGACGGAGAAGACGGTGCTGTTCGTGACCCACGACGTGAGCGAGGCGGTCACGCTCGCCGACCGCGTCGTGGTGATGGGGACCGAACCGGGCCACGTCCGCGAGATCGTCGGGATCGACCTCCCGCGCCCGCGCGAACGGACCGATTCCGGGTTCGTCGAGTACGAGAAGCGGATCCGCGGGCTGATCGCCTAA
- a CDS encoding MMPL family transporter, whose translation MRATDRLIGFVTRRSRAVVAVFLVVTLLLGSGVGAIEQSSSLDQFRTDSDEADAQAYIDERFGGDENTTTAQLIVREENALSKGSLISTLELQGEFRGNETINATLAEEPFGDLSNVVATAAIRQERADELETRSEDLETRGETLEERSERLEAEGEAIESEGEELAERGDALEDDAADLEADAAELEERRGELAEERADLEARGEFMAETLNETRDLRVAYDRGEITEAEYGAGMGDLDAESRERLPAAEYAAFSPLIDDVADAQAELNALEAQYRAGGITEEEYDARSAEPAAEIESAYDAIEGEVLAPASADLADRGEALEVDAAALEERQERLEERGDALEADRAALEERSEDLEAEGEAVEREADALEEDGEALEEEFAAISEIDPSREEQIAQLESMSQSEIDDVLETVLDEDAPREVFVFLPTDYEPGSTTADARAIYVTQVTEEEASVEGEAPDSLVDSQLAMAAIVEERFDSAFVFGSGIITDEIDRSLADSLGIVLPLALAFVVCVLAIAYRDPLDIALGGVGILAVLLWTFGFMGWAGIAFNQIMIAVPVLLVGLSIDYAIHVFMRHREQRETQRVSDSERGATTREQRAETGEGTRRAMAVVLSGLGMALVWVTATAVIGFLSNLVSPVGPIREFGVASAFGIVSALLIFGLLIPAAKVELDAALESRGYDRRRRAFGTGGGPAGDFLSLGGRAARRAPWAVIAVALLLTAGSAYGAAGIDTTFEQEDFIADDPPEWMKSLPGPLAAGEYDSKANLEYVNGNFLREDTRTEVLVEGDVTRDDALERLAEAEGLAGESDSAVVLSSGEADVRSPLSVMEAVAEEDEAFEETFSSADTTGDGVPDENVEGVYDALFVADAEAAEDVIYRTETAEYESFRLVISIRGSAGTDLATEETRAVAAVLDGDGLEATATGQLIVFGIVEEELLRTVIESMLVTLVAVFAFLMLAYRWAHGSAVIGAVTLLPIVLSVAWILGTMYLLGIPFNVMTGTITSLTIGLGVAYNVHMTERFLLERERGYGLFEALDRSVRGTGGALLGSAATTVGGFGVLVFAILPPLQQFGLITGLTIVYAFLASVFVLPSLLVVWTRYLGPDRGHTAETETATPAGGSD comes from the coding sequence GTGCGTGCGACGGATCGACTGATCGGGTTCGTCACCCGGCGGAGTCGGGCCGTCGTCGCCGTCTTTCTGGTCGTGACGCTGCTTCTCGGGAGCGGCGTCGGGGCGATCGAACAGTCCTCGTCGCTGGATCAGTTCCGGACCGACAGCGACGAGGCCGACGCACAGGCGTACATCGACGAGCGCTTCGGCGGCGACGAGAACACCACGACGGCCCAGTTGATCGTCCGCGAGGAAAACGCCCTCTCGAAGGGGTCGTTGATCTCGACGCTCGAACTCCAGGGGGAGTTCCGCGGGAACGAGACGATCAACGCGACGCTCGCCGAGGAGCCGTTCGGCGACCTCTCGAACGTCGTCGCGACGGCCGCGATCCGACAGGAGCGCGCCGACGAACTGGAGACGAGATCCGAGGACCTCGAAACGCGGGGCGAGACGCTCGAAGAGCGGAGCGAACGGCTCGAAGCCGAGGGCGAGGCCATCGAGTCGGAGGGCGAGGAACTCGCCGAACGCGGCGACGCCCTCGAGGACGACGCCGCCGACCTCGAAGCGGACGCCGCCGAACTGGAGGAGCGACGGGGAGAACTCGCGGAGGAGCGGGCCGACCTCGAGGCCCGCGGGGAGTTCATGGCCGAGACGCTGAACGAGACCCGCGATCTGCGGGTCGCCTACGACCGCGGGGAGATCACCGAAGCGGAGTACGGGGCGGGCATGGGGGACCTCGACGCCGAGTCCAGAGAGCGCCTTCCGGCGGCGGAGTACGCCGCCTTCTCGCCGCTGATCGACGACGTGGCCGACGCACAGGCCGAACTGAACGCGCTCGAAGCGCAGTACCGGGCGGGCGGGATCACCGAGGAGGAGTACGATGCCCGAAGCGCCGAACCCGCCGCCGAGATCGAGAGCGCCTACGACGCCATCGAGGGCGAGGTGCTCGCCCCGGCGAGCGCCGATCTGGCCGACCGCGGGGAGGCCCTGGAGGTCGACGCCGCGGCGCTAGAGGAGCGCCAGGAGCGCCTCGAAGAGCGCGGCGACGCCCTCGAAGCGGACCGCGCGGCCCTCGAGGAGCGATCCGAGGACCTCGAAGCCGAGGGCGAGGCGGTGGAGCGGGAGGCCGACGCCCTCGAAGAGGACGGCGAGGCGCTCGAAGAGGAGTTCGCGGCGATCTCCGAGATCGACCCGAGCAGGGAGGAGCAGATCGCACAGTTGGAGTCGATGAGCCAGTCGGAGATCGACGACGTGCTCGAGACGGTGCTCGACGAGGACGCCCCGCGCGAGGTCTTCGTCTTCCTGCCGACCGACTACGAGCCGGGTTCGACGACCGCCGACGCCCGGGCGATCTACGTCACCCAGGTCACCGAGGAGGAGGCGAGCGTCGAGGGCGAGGCGCCGGACTCGCTGGTCGACTCACAGCTCGCGATGGCGGCGATCGTCGAGGAGCGCTTCGACTCGGCGTTCGTCTTCGGGTCCGGTATCATCACCGACGAGATCGACCGCTCGCTCGCGGACAGCCTGGGGATCGTCCTGCCGCTGGCGCTGGCGTTCGTGGTGTGCGTGCTGGCGATCGCCTACCGTGATCCGCTGGACATCGCCCTCGGCGGCGTCGGCATTCTCGCCGTCCTCCTGTGGACGTTTGGGTTCATGGGCTGGGCAGGGATTGCGTTCAATCAGATCATGATCGCGGTTCCCGTCCTCCTGGTGGGGCTGTCGATCGACTACGCGATCCACGTGTTCATGCGCCACCGCGAGCAGCGCGAGACGCAACGCGTCTCGGATAGCGAGCGGGGCGCGACGACCCGCGAGCAGCGCGCCGAGACCGGCGAGGGCACCCGGCGGGCGATGGCGGTCGTCCTCTCGGGACTCGGCATGGCGCTCGTCTGGGTCACGGCGACCGCGGTGATCGGCTTCCTCTCGAACCTCGTCAGCCCCGTGGGTCCGATCCGCGAGTTCGGGGTCGCGAGCGCGTTCGGCATCGTCTCCGCGCTGTTGATCTTCGGCCTGCTGATCCCCGCGGCGAAGGTCGAACTCGACGCCGCGCTCGAATCGCGCGGCTACGACAGGAGACGACGGGCGTTCGGGACCGGCGGCGGTCCCGCGGGCGACTTCCTCTCGCTGGGCGGGCGGGCCGCACGACGCGCCCCGTGGGCCGTGATCGCCGTCGCGCTCCTGCTCACGGCGGGCAGCGCCTACGGCGCGGCGGGGATCGACACCACCTTCGAGCAGGAGGACTTCATCGCGGACGATCCCCCCGAGTGGATGAAGAGCCTGCCGGGACCGCTGGCCGCCGGGGAGTACGACTCGAAGGCGAACCTCGAGTACGTCAACGGGAACTTCCTGCGCGAGGACACGCGAACGGAGGTGCTCGTCGAGGGCGACGTCACCCGCGACGACGCGCTCGAACGACTCGCCGAGGCCGAGGGGCTAGCGGGGGAGAGCGACTCGGCGGTCGTCCTCTCGAGCGGCGAGGCCGACGTCCGAAGCCCGCTGTCGGTCATGGAGGCCGTCGCCGAGGAGGACGAGGCGTTCGAGGAGACGTTTTCGAGCGCCGACACCACCGGCGACGGCGTCCCCGACGAGAACGTCGAGGGCGTCTACGACGCGCTGTTCGTGGCCGACGCCGAGGCTGCCGAGGACGTGATCTACCGGACGGAGACGGCCGAGTACGAGTCGTTCCGCCTCGTGATCTCGATTCGGGGCTCCGCCGGGACCGACCTGGCGACCGAGGAGACGCGCGCCGTGGCGGCCGTCCTCGACGGCGACGGGTTGGAGGCGACCGCGACGGGCCAGTTGATCGTCTTCGGGATCGTCGAGGAGGAACTCCTTCGGACCGTCATCGAGAGCATGCTCGTCACGCTCGTGGCGGTGTTCGCCTTCCTCATGCTCGCCTACCGGTGGGCCCACGGCAGCGCGGTCATCGGGGCCGTGACGCTCCTCCCCATCGTCCTCTCGGTGGCGTGGATCCTCGGGACGATGTACCTGCTTGGGATCCCCTTCAACGTGATGACCGGGACGATCACCAGCCTCACCATCGGGCTGGGGGTGGCGTACAACGTCCACATGACCGAGCGGTTCCTGCTCGAACGCGAGCGCGGCTACGGCCTCTTCGAAGCCCTCGATCGCAGCGTTCGCGGAACGGGCGGCGCGCTCCTGGGCAGCGCCGCGACCACCGTCGGCGGCTTCGGCGTGCTCGTCTTCGCCATCCTCCCGCCGCTCCAGCAGTTCGGCCTCATCACGGGGCTGACCATCGTCTACGCCTTCCTCGCGAGCGTGTTCGTCCTGCCGAGCCTGCTCGTTGTCTGGACGCGGTATCTCGGCCCGGATCGCGGGCACACCGCGGAGACCGAGACGGCCACACCCGCAGGCGGATCGGATTAG